The genomic region GTTGGCGGGTCGGCTTTGCTGTCGGACATCCGGATGTAATTCGAGCGATAGAGTTGATTCAGGATCATTTTTACGTAAGCTTGTTTGGAGGAATTCAAAAAGCAGCAGCGGATGCTTTACTAGGTCCACAACAATGTACAGAAGATATGACAAAACTTTACGAGTCACGGAGAAATGTATTGATTAATGGATTAAAAGAAATTGGGTGGGAAGTGGAAGCACCAAAGGGCTCCTTCTTCTCCTGGTTAAAAGTGCCGGATGGTTATACATCTGAAGAATTTGCTGATCTACTCTTGCATAAAGCACATGTCGTTGTTGCACCAGGAATTGGCTTCGGTAGGAACGGTGAAGGCTACGTTCGAGTAGGATTACTAGCGGATGAAAGTAGATTAAAAGAGGCTGTTGAACGAATCCGTAATCTGAAAATTTTCAAAAGGTAAAATCATCGTTTTTTTTGTAAAATTTAATTGACAATACTTTTGGACTACGATAGGATATTCATTATCATTTAACTAAATAATAACTTATCCAGAGTGACTGAGGGAACAGGCCCTAAGACGTCCGGCAACCTTCCGTGTGGAGTGGTGCTACTTCCTGCAGAATGTGTTTCATTCTGAAAGATAAGGATTCAATATGAACCCTCTTTCGAATGAAAGAGGGATTTTTACAGATTAAAGCTTTATAGCTTTATAGCTTTATAGCATTAGACAATTAATGAGGTGACTCAACCATGATAAGGATAGAAAACCTTGTAAAAGAGTACGTAACGAAGAAGAAGTCGAAAGTTATTGGCGTGGACAATGTTACGTTATCAATTGAGCAAGGTGAAATTTTTGGTATTGTTGGCTATAGCGGTGCCGGTAAGAGTACCCTTCTCCGCTGTATAAACTTACTTGAAAGGCCTACAACCGGCAAAGTTTTTGTCGATGATTTAGAGCTGACAGCATTGTCAGGCAAGGAGTTACGGAAAGCCCGCCAAAAAATTGGTATGATCTTTCAACACTTCCACTTAGTCTCGGCAAAGACTGTGGCAGAAAATGTTGCCTTCTCGTTAAAGGCTGCTGGTAAGTCAGAAAAAGAGACTGTAGAAAAGGTTGATAAGCTTTTAAATATGGTAGGATTACTGGATAAAAAGGATCAGTATCCTGCTCAACTAAGTGGGGGGCAAAAACAGCGTGTTGGTATAGCGAGGGCATTAGCCAATGACCCGAAAGTGCTGCTTTGTGATGAAGCTACTTCTGCGCTAGACCCTAGTACAACAATGTCGATACTAAAACTGTTGAAAAAAATTAATCGAGAACTCGATATTACCATTGTTATTATTACTCATGAGATGGAAGTCGTGAAAGAAATCTGTCACCGGGCAGCAGTGATGCAAGACGGATTAGTTATAGAGGAAGGACCTGTTTATGATATCTTCTCGAGCCCAACGAAAGATTTAACGAAAAAGTTTATCGAAGGTGTTATTCAATTTGATTTACCTGAGAGAATTATTCAAGAACGAACGGGTACATTGGTGAAATTGCAATTTAAAGGGAAAGTTGCTGAAGAGGCGGTAGTATCTGAGGCTTTACAACAGTTTCAAGTGAAGGGCAATATTTTACACGGAAAAATTGAATATATAGGCGATATACCGTTAGGGATTTTTGTAATGGAATTGCTCGGCGAGCGTTCCGAAATCGAGAAAGCTATTCAATTCTTAGATGAACGAACGAAACATGTGGAGGTGATTTCACATGGATAGAATTATTGAATTGTGGCCAGATTTAATAAAAGCCTTTTTACAAACGCTACATATGGTTGGTATATCCCTTGGGGTTGCCATTTTGATCGGAATGCCCCTTGGCATTTTGCTATATGTGACAGATAAAGGGTTGTTTTTAGAGAATCCGGTTATAAAAGGGATTGCAGGTGTTGTTGTGAACCTTGTTCGATCAATTCCGTTTATCATTTTACTCGTTTTCTTATTACCATTTACGGAATGGATTGTAGGGACTACCATTGGGCCATCGGCAGCCTCTGTTTCTCTTTCGGTCGCGGCGATCCCATTCTTTGCGAGAATTGTAGAGTCATCAGCAAGGGAGATTGACAAAGGTGTTATTGAGGCAGCAATCTCAACAGGGGCCTCACCATGGATGATCATTAAAGATGTCATTCTACCAGAAGCCCGTTCGGGCATTGTCAGTGGCCTAACCATTACAACGATTAGTCTAATTGGTTATTCCGCGATGGCAGGTATTGTTGGTGGCGGAGGTATAGGTGACCTTGCGATTCGATTTGGTTATTATCGCTATGACAATACCGTCATGTTTACGACTGTCGTCATTTTAATTGCTCTTGTACAAGTCATACAGTTTACAGGTGACCGTATCGCAAGGGCGTTAGACAAACGGTAAAATTGCTATATTAGCATTTTTATATAAAAAAAGAAAAAAGTGGGGGTACAACAAGATGAAAAAAGGTTTATTTACATTATTAGCAGTATTATTACTTACGGCTCTAACAGCGTGTGGTAGTGATAATGCGTCAGGTGATTCTGAAGACAAGAAGGAAATTGTATTTGGTGCAACAGTAGGACCATATAGTGATATGGTAACGAAGGCGATTAAGCCAATTTTGGAAGAAAAAGGATACACAGTTGATGTCGTTGAGTTTAGTGATTATGTACAACCGAATAAATCGTTAGCTAATGGTTCATTAGATGCAAACTTGTTCCAACATAAAATATATTTGGATGCATTTTCTGCCGAACATAATTTAGATTTATCTGAAGTTATTATCGTTCCGACAGCTCCAATGGGTATCTATTCAAATAAGTTTGACTCCATTGAAGACATTGAAGAGGGAAGCGAAATTGCGATTGCAAGTGACCCGACAAATCTTGCTCGTACACTGTTAATTTTAGAAGCTGCGGGTTTAATCAAAATTAGTGAAGATGTAGATCCATTAAAAGCTTCTGAAAAAGATGTGGTAGAAAACTATAAAAATTTAAAATTATCTCCAATTGAAGCGGCACAGCTTCCACGTGCCGTAGAAACGGTTGATTTATCCGCTGTTCCTGGAAACTTTGCTCTAGCTGCTGATATGAACTTACTTGATGCACTTGCTTTAGAAGAGATGCCAGATGACTATCGTAACCGTGTTGCAGTACGTACCGAAGATTTAGATGCACAATTTGTAAAAGATATCGAAGACGCCATTAAATCTGTAGACTTTGAAGCAACAATTGATGAACAGTTTAAAGGATTTGGAAAACCAGCTTGGATGTTAAATCGATAAACGATGAAAAGCCTATTCTAACTAGAATAGGCTTTTTATATTGTTGCAACAACATATATTTTATGAAAAGATAAAGAAAGAGTGTTTGAAGAGAGGTTATATGTATATGAATAGTTGGAACTTTATACAAACTGTGACAGGTGGTTTAGGTTTTATATTGCTATCAATTGCTTTAGTTGGAATACTGGTACTGTTCATTACTAATGGATTGAAGAAACGTTTTAATAGCTCTATTGTTAGATTTCCAATAATGATAATTATTACTATCGCTATCTATGATCTACTACTAGGAGTATTCTTTTTTCCGAATGACGAATATGTTAATTTTGGAGTTGGCAAGGGAGTTTTTATCGGTATTTTCATTATTGGCTTAAGTGTCACCCTGTCTTTTGCCATTATAACAATTCTTTGGAAAATCGTATTTTCAAAGAAATTTTCATAAATAATAGTTGCGCTGAGTAAAATTATTTTTTTCCTTCATGATTTCCTCGATTCAAGCATGAACAGAGCCGCTTCTCATTGGAGGGGCTATTTTCATGACAAGACCCCTTCTGTAAAATGATTACTTAAGTAAAAACTCCGTGTATATTCGTGACATTTCCCTCCAATCTGAATAGCATATTATATATTGTAAGGAGGGAGAAAATGATACACATAGTTAAAGCAGGAGAAACGTTATGGTCAATTGCAGAGGATTATCGATTACCGCTCCAATCTCTAATTACTGCTAACCCAAATATCAATCCAGATGTTTTGTTCATTGGCCAACAATTGAACATACCTGGTTTCCCACCGATTGAATCTATTCCTTATTCCATTTATGTAAGTTTAGCCGCTAGAACGTTAACGTTAAAACACAACAATCAAGTACAAAAAGTCTATCCGGTAGCTGTAGGAAGTATGTTACACCAAACTCCTACTGGGAACTTTATTATCATTAACAAAGCGCCTAACCCGGGAGGTCCCTACGGAACGATGTGGATGAGTTTATCGAAAAAACATTACGGCATTCATGGGACAAATGACCCTTCTTCCATCGGTAAGTACGTGTCACGAGGATGTATCCGTATGTTTAATCCGGATGTTGAAGAGCTTGCTATTATTATACCTATTGGGACTCCAGTGAACATATCTTCATAATCCTATTACTACAAAGGATCATAAATCAAAGTGATTTTTTGATAATGTTGATTGTTGGGGGAGATGAAGTATGCTATGTTTTAAATTATAGAGTATTTAGATTTTTCATTCACTAGTTTCATATAGTGAGTACTTTCGATAAGAGTAGCGGTGAATCGTAAAGGGGGGATAGGATGAAAACCAATGTCGAAGATTTATTTCAGTATATTTGCGAATTATTCATCGCAAGCGGACTTGAGGAGAAAGACGCAAAAGTTGTGACGGATATCTATAAGCGGGCAACGTTGAGAGGGGTAGGTCATCATGATATTTATGACCTTCCGAAAAGATTAGAGGCAATCGCAAACGAAAAAGTCAATGTCAAACCGAATATTTCACGACAAAGCAGTTTTCAGGCAATCGAATCATATGATGGGGACAACGGTTTGGGAGAATTATGTTCGTATTACATAACAGCTAGAGCTAAGCAATTGGCAGACAAATTTGGAATTGGATTTTGTAATGTCTCAAATAGCAATCATTTTTTATCTGCTAGTCCTTTTATCGAGGATATGTCTGAACAAGGATATGTGACACTTTTGTTATCCTCGGCTCAACCGGTAATGAGCATGCCCGGATCTTCTAAGACGGTAATTGGAAATAATCCACTAGGTTTCGGTGCGCCTGGAAAGGAATATAACATAAATTTCGATTCCTCAATGGCTTATCATTCGGTAGGGAACTTGAAAGCTTATGTTGAAGAAGGGAAAAAGATTCCCAGTTATACAGCTGTTGACGAACATGGAAATTTCACGACGGATCCCACTGAAGCACTAAAAGGGGCTGCTTTACCTGTTGGTTATCATAAAGGATTCGGGTGGGCGATAATTGTTGAGTTATTAACGACAATATTAAGTGGAGGGGTAATGGTGAATGAAAAACAGCATATCAATGAATTATTCGGCCATCATTTTCATTCCCAAGCAGCTATTGTGTTAAAAATTGAAGGGATTGTTGAAATGGAGGTTTTTAAAGAAAGAGTGGAGTCGTTGGACGACTTTATGAAAGACCAAAATGAATCCGTTCGCTTGCCTGGCGAAAGGTCTAAGCAAAAGAAGGTTCACTATTATGAAGAAGGTATTGTCATAACTGAACAATTGAGAAATGAGTTAAATGAATGGGGAAAAAGGTTTGGAGTAGATCGTAAACTATAGCTTTTTTAACATAAAAAGGGCATGGTCATAAGTTGACCTTGCCCCTTTTTATCGTTATATTACTTCATTTCTATTTTCCGAAAAAGTCTCTTTTATATAATCTGTAATGTTAATTCGTTTGAATGGAAACTCAGATTCAAACCGGTCATTATTTACCCGACTAACGTGTGGAAAATCTTCTCCATGTTCATCACAACTGATAGTCCGATTCATTACTTTTGATGCAAGTTCCGCTAACTTTTTCACAGTAAAGGTATCTCCACCTGTGTTATACATATCATATTTAGGATTTTCACTAGTTGTGAGTAAATAAAATACTTTCGCGACATCATCTACGTGAATGAAGCAGGCTTCGTGGTGACTAGGGGTAGGAATTGTAATTGGGGAATGATCTTGAGGTGCAGTTGTTAACGTGCCGATTGGATTGAATTTTCCTCCAACTCGTCCACCGCCATATAAACTCGAAATTCTTACGCCAATAAATCTTGTGTCACTATGCGCATCATAATGTCTTGCACATGCTTCATTATACTGTTTCATCCAGCCGTAAAGGGTGGCTGGTTTACCGTGTGTATCTTCGGTAACTTCCTCACTGCCAAAATCTTTTTGGTCTCCATATACTGCAATTGAACTCGAATGAATGACACGTGGAATGTTATGATGGACTGCAGCTTCAAAAATTCCATTCACTCCAGTAATGTTCAATCGCATCACTTTATGTGGGTCTGCCGCTGCCCCCCCTGCTAAAATGTAAGCCATATTAATGATCACATCTGGTTTTACTTTTCCGACTAAGCTGAAGGTATCTTCGGGAAACCGTATATCTACAATTTCATCAGTAGTCACAGCTTTTGTTATATCAGCTCCGACGACGGAAACCCCGTCTTTTTTTAATAATTTTACGATTTTACTACCTATGTAACCGCTAGAACCAAACAACAATACTTTCATGTAAGTTCCCCTTTCCTTTATTATATATAGATTGTTATAAATCTAATATACATGTCCCACAGAAAGAAAACAATTTGAATACATAATTGTTTGTATAAGTAAATGTTATGTTTTTCTTCCGTTTGTCTCTACGTTCTCATTCTATGTCAATAGTAAACTATAACGTTTCTTTATGTTATCTATAATATATTTAAATTGTTTTATACTGACTAAACATTTATATTAGGATGTAGTATGAATAATATGAATTTTCCGTTAATGGGTCGATCCCCATTACTGCAAAGACTAGTATTCTACCCAATAAAATATTTCAAGGACGGTGGGACAACGAATGTCAAAGAAATATCAGATGTATATTAACGGTCAATGGGTAGACAGTAGTTCAGGAGAGATATTTGATTCTGTAAATCCATATAACCAAAAAATTTGGGCAACCATTCCACAAGCAACAAAAGGTGATGTAAATCAAGCCATCACCGCTGCTAATCATTCCTTTCACAAACAATGGAAAAACACTTCAGGAAAAGAAAGATCTTCTCTACTTCATAACCTTGCAGACATAATTGAAAGAAATGCTGACTATATGGCTGAAATTGAGTCAACTGACAATGGAAAAGTAATTCGGGAAACAAAACATCAAATGATGTTTGCCGCTAGAAATTATCGCTATTTTGCTGGATATGCAGATAAGTTACAAGGGACAGTTGTCCCGATGGATAATCCTGATTTGTTTGATTATACAATTGTTGAACCTCTTGGTGTCGCTGCATTGATCACCGCTTGGAATTCACCAATCACCTTACTCGCCAATAAGTTAGCACCAGCGTTAGCAACTGGTAACACGGTCGTGGTTAAACCGTCAGAACATGCTAGTGTGTCTACTCTAGAATTTGGAAAGTTAATTGAAAAAGCTGGGTTTCCCGCAGGTGTTGTGAACATTATTACAGGAGATGGGAATGTTGGGGAAGCACTTACGAGCAGCCCTAACATTCAAAAAATCTCATTTACAGGTGGGCTTAATACCGCTCGTATGATTTCCCGATCAGCTAGTGAAAACTTGACGCCAGTAACGACGGAATTAGGAGGGAAATCTCCTAACATCATTTTTGAAGACGCTAATTTAGATGATGCAGTATTAGGGGCAGTAGCAGGTATTTTTGCAGCAAGTGGACAGACTTGTGTTGCTGGTTCTAGATTGTTAGTGCAAGATTCAATCTACGATAAAGTCGTAGACAAGATTGTAAATAAGGCCAGTAAGATCAAACTCGGTAACCCTTTAATCCCAGAAACCGAAATGGGACCTGTTGCTAACCGGGCGCAATTTACAAAAATTACCCAAATGATCAATGATGCAATTTCAGAAGGTGCTAAGTTGCTGCTTGGCAAAGATCCAATTGAAGATGAAAGTTTACAAGAAGGATATTTCATCCGTCCAACTATATTTGGCGATGTGAACAATAGTATGACCATTGCTCAAGAGGAGGTGTTTGGACCGGTACTATCCATTATTCGCTTTAAGGAAGAAAAGGACGCGATTAAAATTGCGAACGATTCCAAATATGGCCTAGCATCTGGTGTATGGACAAATAGTGTAAAACGGGCACATCGAATGGCGAAAAACATCGAGGCCGGTTCTGTTTGGTTAAACACATATCGGACGCTAGGAGTCGGAGCGCCTTTCGGAGGTATGAAGTTAAGTGGTAATGGAAGAGAACGAAGTTGGCATACGTTACTAGATTATACGAAAGTAAAAAATGTCATGCTAGATATGTCTGATAATGTCCGGGATCCGTTTAGCCTGAAAACGTAACCTACATAAAGGAGGCTATCAATTTATGAAAATAGGATTAATTGGTTTAGGAAATATAGGAAGCGGAGTAGCTCGATGTCTCCTTAACCATAACTACGAAGTGGTAGTATATGACATTAATGAGGAAAGAGTAAAAGAACTTGAATCTCATGGTGCAGAAGGAAAAGGGAATGTTAATGAGTTATTTAGTGATTCACAGTTCGTTATATCAAGTTTACCAAATGATGAAATTGTAACAGATGTGTTTTTAAATCAAGTCGATTTACGAACGATTCAAGAGTCAGTCACATTGATTGAGTTAAGCACAATATCGCCTGAAGTCATTCAAGAAATGGCCCGTCACTATAAAGACCAACCGCTAAGCATAATTGATTGTCCGATTAGCGGTGGACCGGTGGAAGCAGCAAGTGGAAACTTAAACTTAATGGTTGCTGGGATTGAATCTCACATAAATGCTGCGAAAGAAATTTTAAATGCTATAAGTAGTCACTTTACTATTGTAGGGGAAGAAATCGGTTCTGCAAAAGCTGTGAAATTGATTAATAATATGATGACGATGGGGAATGTACTTATCGCATCTGAGGCATTTGCAATGGGGGCCCATTATGGAATTGACCAACAAATGTTATATGACACCCTCAGCAAAATGGGGGGAACTTCACATCATTTCGTGAAAAGGTTCCCGAAAGTCATACATGATGATTATTCAGCTTGGTTTCCAATTCAATTGGGGATAAAAGACTTACAATTAGCGTTGAATTGGGCAAAGAGGAATGGGATTGATTTAAACGTCTGTCATTTTGTCTATGACAGTTATGAAAATGCAGCTAATGAAGGGTTAGCAAATGAAGATATTGTGGCATTGACAAAATATTTCAAATCCAAATTCAATAATTTATAAGCTTTTTCAAGGGTGAAATCATTCACTCCACCTTTGAAAGTGTTTTTAAAAAAATTTTAAGGGGGATTTTTAAATGAAAAATTTATTGTTTTTCGTTGGTACATTAATGCTAATTTTTGTTGTTGGATGTAATAGTGAATCATCAAGTGGAACTGAAGACGGCCCGGTAACCATTACAACCGGTTCTGAAGGGGGAAGCTGGTATCCAATCGGTGGTGCTCTTGCAGATATGATGAATGAGGACCTTGAACGTACAAATATTTCTGCGGTTCCTGGTGGAGGAACAGCAAATCCTGCAGCAGTAAGTATAGGGGAAGCAGATATCGGCTTTAGTTATGGTCCTACTTTATTCTCCGCACTACAAGGGACAGATCCATACGAAGAAGAATATGGTAACTTGAAAGCTATCGCGAGATTATACAACTTGGCTTGGCAAGTAATTGTTGATGCAGATTCTGATATCACTTCTTTACAGGATATCGTAGATAATCAAATTGGTGTGAAGTGGGTACCGAACAAAAGAGGTACTGGAGACGAATGGATTGCTCAAAAGGTTATCCAAGAGTATGGATTCACATATGAAGATGTTCAAGATTGGGGTGGAGAAGTAAACTTCGTCACGATGTCAGAAGCAGTGTCATTATGGAGAGATCGCCATATTAACATGTATTCTACCCATACGCTGATTCCAGCACCAACGGTTACAGAGTCAACCTTAGCAAGAGATGCTGTATTCTTATCGATTGATGACGATATTATTCAAACGTTAAGAGAAAAATATGAATTAGTTGAAACGACGTTACCAGCTGGTACGTATGAAGGGCAAGATGAAGATATTAAAACGGTAACAATGCCAGTAGTTCTATTTGCACGCGAGGATGTTTCAGATGAAGTTGTGTAC from Salirhabdus salicampi harbors:
- a CDS encoding methionine ABC transporter ATP-binding protein; protein product: MIRIENLVKEYVTKKKSKVIGVDNVTLSIEQGEIFGIVGYSGAGKSTLLRCINLLERPTTGKVFVDDLELTALSGKELRKARQKIGMIFQHFHLVSAKTVAENVAFSLKAAGKSEKETVEKVDKLLNMVGLLDKKDQYPAQLSGGQKQRVGIARALANDPKVLLCDEATSALDPSTTMSILKLLKKINRELDITIVIITHEMEVVKEICHRAAVMQDGLVIEEGPVYDIFSSPTKDLTKKFIEGVIQFDLPERIIQERTGTLVKLQFKGKVAEEAVVSEALQQFQVKGNILHGKIEYIGDIPLGIFVMELLGERSEIEKAIQFLDERTKHVEVISHG
- a CDS encoding methionine ABC transporter permease — protein: MDRIIELWPDLIKAFLQTLHMVGISLGVAILIGMPLGILLYVTDKGLFLENPVIKGIAGVVVNLVRSIPFIILLVFLLPFTEWIVGTTIGPSAASVSLSVAAIPFFARIVESSAREIDKGVIEAAISTGASPWMIIKDVILPEARSGIVSGLTITTISLIGYSAMAGIVGGGGIGDLAIRFGYYRYDNTVMFTTVVILIALVQVIQFTGDRIARALDKR
- a CDS encoding MetQ/NlpA family ABC transporter substrate-binding protein; translated protein: MKKGLFTLLAVLLLTALTACGSDNASGDSEDKKEIVFGATVGPYSDMVTKAIKPILEEKGYTVDVVEFSDYVQPNKSLANGSLDANLFQHKIYLDAFSAEHNLDLSEVIIVPTAPMGIYSNKFDSIEDIEEGSEIAIASDPTNLARTLLILEAAGLIKISEDVDPLKASEKDVVENYKNLKLSPIEAAQLPRAVETVDLSAVPGNFALAADMNLLDALALEEMPDDYRNRVAVRTEDLDAQFVKDIEDAIKSVDFEATIDEQFKGFGKPAWMLNR
- a CDS encoding L,D-transpeptidase family protein, whose translation is MIHIVKAGETLWSIAEDYRLPLQSLITANPNINPDVLFIGQQLNIPGFPPIESIPYSIYVSLAARTLTLKHNNQVQKVYPVAVGSMLHQTPTGNFIIINKAPNPGGPYGTMWMSLSKKHYGIHGTNDPSSIGKYVSRGCIRMFNPDVEELAIIIPIGTPVNISS
- a CDS encoding Ldh family oxidoreductase, encoding MKTNVEDLFQYICELFIASGLEEKDAKVVTDIYKRATLRGVGHHDIYDLPKRLEAIANEKVNVKPNISRQSSFQAIESYDGDNGLGELCSYYITARAKQLADKFGIGFCNVSNSNHFLSASPFIEDMSEQGYVTLLLSSAQPVMSMPGSSKTVIGNNPLGFGAPGKEYNINFDSSMAYHSVGNLKAYVEEGKKIPSYTAVDEHGNFTTDPTEALKGAALPVGYHKGFGWAIIVELLTTILSGGVMVNEKQHINELFGHHFHSQAAIVLKIEGIVEMEVFKERVESLDDFMKDQNESVRLPGERSKQKKVHYYEEGIVITEQLRNELNEWGKRFGVDRKL
- a CDS encoding NAD-dependent epimerase/dehydratase family protein — its product is MKVLLFGSSGYIGSKIVKLLKKDGVSVVGADITKAVTTDEIVDIRFPEDTFSLVGKVKPDVIINMAYILAGGAAADPHKVMRLNITGVNGIFEAAVHHNIPRVIHSSSIAVYGDQKDFGSEEVTEDTHGKPATLYGWMKQYNEACARHYDAHSDTRFIGVRISSLYGGGRVGGKFNPIGTLTTAPQDHSPITIPTPSHHEACFIHVDDVAKVFYLLTTSENPKYDMYNTGGDTFTVKKLAELASKVMNRTISCDEHGEDFPHVSRVNNDRFESEFPFKRINITDYIKETFSENRNEVI
- a CDS encoding aldehyde dehydrogenase, coding for MSKKYQMYINGQWVDSSSGEIFDSVNPYNQKIWATIPQATKGDVNQAITAANHSFHKQWKNTSGKERSSLLHNLADIIERNADYMAEIESTDNGKVIRETKHQMMFAARNYRYFAGYADKLQGTVVPMDNPDLFDYTIVEPLGVAALITAWNSPITLLANKLAPALATGNTVVVKPSEHASVSTLEFGKLIEKAGFPAGVVNIITGDGNVGEALTSSPNIQKISFTGGLNTARMISRSASENLTPVTTELGGKSPNIIFEDANLDDAVLGAVAGIFAASGQTCVAGSRLLVQDSIYDKVVDKIVNKASKIKLGNPLIPETEMGPVANRAQFTKITQMINDAISEGAKLLLGKDPIEDESLQEGYFIRPTIFGDVNNSMTIAQEEVFGPVLSIIRFKEEKDAIKIANDSKYGLASGVWTNSVKRAHRMAKNIEAGSVWLNTYRTLGVGAPFGGMKLSGNGRERSWHTLLDYTKVKNVMLDMSDNVRDPFSLKT
- a CDS encoding NAD(P)-dependent oxidoreductase yields the protein MKIGLIGLGNIGSGVARCLLNHNYEVVVYDINEERVKELESHGAEGKGNVNELFSDSQFVISSLPNDEIVTDVFLNQVDLRTIQESVTLIELSTISPEVIQEMARHYKDQPLSIIDCPISGGPVEAASGNLNLMVAGIESHINAAKEILNAISSHFTIVGEEIGSAKAVKLINNMMTMGNVLIASEAFAMGAHYGIDQQMLYDTLSKMGGTSHHFVKRFPKVIHDDYSAWFPIQLGIKDLQLALNWAKRNGIDLNVCHFVYDSYENAANEGLANEDIVALTKYFKSKFNNL
- a CDS encoding TAXI family TRAP transporter solute-binding subunit, translating into MKNLLFFVGTLMLIFVVGCNSESSSGTEDGPVTITTGSEGGSWYPIGGALADMMNEDLERTNISAVPGGGTANPAAVSIGEADIGFSYGPTLFSALQGTDPYEEEYGNLKAIARLYNLAWQVIVDADSDITSLQDIVDNQIGVKWVPNKRGTGDEWIAQKVIQEYGFTYEDVQDWGGEVNFVTMSEAVSLWRDRHINMYSTHTLIPAPTVTESTLARDAVFLSIDDDIIQTLREKYELVETTLPAGTYEGQDEDIKTVTMPVVLFAREDVSDEVVYSLTKILNEKHEKLIDVHTLFNEFDPKTAWKDTGIELHPGAEQYYKEVGYMD